A genomic segment from Flavobacterium sp. 9R encodes:
- a CDS encoding TonB-dependent receptor: MKLQLLILTLFISVLGFSQNKGTITGIITDKDANNQSLPFANVTLKGTKIGVNTDIDGKYSISATPGNYVIQFSFVGYETVEVPVTVKANETVTINKSIGSGSYKLEDVVVKATAPNREKETAILLDQKNAVVFKQSIGAQELARKGVSDVEEGLTKITGITKVESRGLFVRGLEDRYNNLLINELQAPSNSPFTKIIPLDLFPTDIVGVLNVYKTFNPNIAGDFAGATVNIETVQAKSITKLSIGAGFTTENNGSDFLIHSDANNTQGFFGLNGRDRQLSPAFGSVPTGKKLTPDEYNATYKNNTWNVDKTSSPLNTSVGFIHSEKFNLDNGDKINYTFSINGDNKFVIRKGVDRTFILGAGDYDNNLQKESYSYQTNASALAAVNYKAKRFDIGLNSFYLRSTDSKIIDQLGYTNNQSSNPNILIRTNQFDQSDYLNTQLLGNVKLTSDEKHTLKVGGSFVRTAYEQPDRKFIIGEKVSPTEINTSYGGNHLNRQYLDINGNYYFSGLLEYNYKFNEEENGKANRLTVGYNGFANDLKSTYRIFSGLRSVNKNYTAPVNTIDSFIVDDINNGIIAVREESNADYKVKLNQMVNAGYINYLHHFGEKLEVNAGLRLENSDRTIKYRSIGQLINGPYQNINDQKLDFLPVVNAKYELTENSNLRFNGSKTITRPVTMELLPLQYISPDGKSILGNPNMKNSDNYNIDFKYELFPKNNELIAAGLFAKQIQNPIERIFIAGAGGSGQLMTYQNSKEALLYGAEIEMLLQLERISPALANFSFGLNTSLMKTDVKVNFGNTSLENNPSRKLQGASEWIINSDLKYDFEFNEVMKNSISLVYGVFGPRIFAVGSAGMDNIYEQPFHKLDFVWSSKLTKNIDAKFAIDNLLNPLYKMELGNENRFTINESSLLLESFKRGRGFSLNLSYTF; encoded by the coding sequence ATGAAATTACAACTTTTAATCCTAACCTTATTTATAAGCGTACTTGGATTTTCTCAAAACAAAGGAACAATTACTGGTATCATTACTGACAAAGATGCTAACAATCAATCCCTACCTTTTGCAAATGTGACTTTAAAAGGAACAAAAATTGGAGTAAATACAGACATCGATGGGAAATACTCCATTAGTGCTACTCCAGGAAATTATGTTATACAATTTAGTTTCGTTGGTTACGAAACCGTAGAAGTTCCGGTTACCGTTAAAGCAAACGAAACAGTTACTATTAACAAATCTATTGGTTCAGGAAGTTACAAACTAGAAGATGTAGTAGTAAAAGCAACTGCACCGAATAGAGAAAAAGAAACTGCTATTTTATTAGATCAAAAAAATGCAGTGGTTTTTAAACAAAGTATAGGAGCTCAAGAACTAGCCCGAAAAGGAGTTAGTGATGTAGAAGAAGGATTGACCAAAATTACCGGTATTACCAAAGTAGAATCTAGAGGTTTATTCGTTAGAGGTTTGGAAGATCGTTACAACAATTTATTGATTAATGAATTACAAGCTCCCTCTAACAGCCCTTTTACTAAAATCATTCCATTAGATTTATTTCCAACAGATATCGTAGGTGTTTTGAATGTTTACAAAACATTCAATCCAAATATCGCAGGTGATTTTGCTGGAGCAACAGTAAACATTGAAACTGTTCAAGCCAAAAGTATCACTAAACTTTCTATTGGCGCTGGCTTTACTACTGAGAATAATGGTTCTGACTTTTTAATTCACAGTGATGCCAACAATACGCAAGGATTTTTTGGATTAAACGGTAGAGACCGTCAACTAAGTCCAGCATTTGGGAGTGTTCCAACAGGTAAAAAACTTACTCCAGATGAGTATAATGCTACGTATAAAAACAACACTTGGAATGTTGATAAAACCTCAAGTCCTTTAAATACCAGTGTAGGTTTTATTCACTCAGAAAAATTCAACCTAGACAATGGTGACAAAATCAACTATACTTTTTCTATCAATGGTGACAACAAATTTGTAATTAGAAAAGGGGTTGACCGTACTTTCATTTTAGGTGCGGGTGACTATGATAACAATTTACAGAAAGAAAGCTACAGTTACCAGACAAATGCCTCTGCTTTGGCAGCCGTAAACTATAAAGCTAAACGTTTTGATATTGGGTTGAATTCTTTTTACTTACGTTCAACCGACAGTAAAATTATTGATCAATTAGGATATACCAACAACCAATCAAGTAATCCGAACATCTTGATTCGTACGAACCAATTTGACCAATCAGATTACCTAAATACACAATTATTAGGAAATGTAAAACTTACTTCTGACGAAAAACATACTTTGAAAGTAGGTGGGTCATTTGTAAGAACTGCTTATGAGCAACCTGATCGTAAATTTATCATTGGTGAAAAAGTATCTCCAACAGAAATCAATACTTCCTATGGTGGAAATCATTTGAATAGACAGTATTTAGACATTAACGGAAACTACTATTTCTCTGGATTATTAGAATACAATTATAAGTTTAATGAAGAAGAAAATGGAAAAGCCAATCGTTTAACCGTAGGTTATAATGGTTTTGCCAACGACTTAAAATCAACCTATCGTATCTTCTCAGGTTTACGTTCTGTGAATAAAAACTATACTGCACCTGTAAATACCATCGATTCTTTTATCGTTGATGACATTAACAACGGAATTATTGCAGTTCGTGAAGAATCGAATGCCGATTATAAAGTAAAATTAAACCAAATGGTAAATGCTGGTTATATTAACTACTTGCACCATTTTGGCGAAAAATTAGAAGTAAACGCAGGTCTTAGATTAGAAAACTCAGACAGAACAATAAAATACAGAAGTATTGGTCAACTAATTAATGGTCCTTATCAAAACATAAACGATCAAAAATTAGATTTCTTACCTGTAGTGAATGCAAAATACGAACTTACTGAAAACAGCAATTTGCGTTTTAACGGTTCAAAAACCATCACTAGACCTGTGACTATGGAATTATTACCATTACAGTACATAAGCCCTGATGGTAAATCGATATTAGGAAATCCAAATATGAAAAATAGTGACAATTACAATATTGACTTCAAATATGAATTATTCCCTAAAAACAACGAACTAATAGCTGCTGGTTTATTTGCTAAACAAATTCAAAACCCAATAGAAAGAATTTTTATTGCTGGTGCTGGAGGTAGCGGACAATTGATGACCTACCAAAACTCAAAAGAAGCATTATTATATGGAGCTGAAATTGAAATGTTATTGCAATTAGAAAGAATTTCCCCTGCTTTAGCTAATTTTTCATTCGGTTTAAACACTTCATTAATGAAAACGGATGTAAAAGTAAACTTTGGAAACACTTCTTTAGAAAACAATCCAAGTAGAAAGTTACAAGGTGCTTCAGAATGGATTATCAATTCTGATTTAAAATATGATTTTGAGTTTAATGAAGTAATGAAAAACTCTATTTCATTAGTATATGGTGTATTTGGTCCTAGAATTTTCGCTGTAGGTTCAGCAGGAATGGATAACATCTATGAACAACCATTTCATAAATTAGACTTTGTTTGGTCTAGTAAGTTAACCAAAAACATAGATGCTAAATTTGCTATCGACAACCTTTTAAATCCACTATACAAGATGGAATTAGGAAATGAAAATCGATTTACCATCAACGAGAGCTCTTTACTTCTAGAGAGTTTCAAAAGAGGAAGAGGATTTTCATTGAATCTTTCTTATACCTTCTAA
- a CDS encoding response regulator transcription factor yields MKKRSTKILLVDDEPDILEIVGYNLSQEGYQIVTASNGKEAVTKAKKELPDLIIMDVMMPEMDGMEACEHIRKIPELNNVIITFLTARSEDYSQVAGFDAGADDYITKPIKPKLLVSKVKALLRRLKEESQNSETLNVGGIEINREEYKIIKDNIEIALPRKEFELFYLLASKPGKVFKRDEILDKVWGNEVVVGGRTIDVHIRKLREKIGEDLFKTIKGVGYKFEV; encoded by the coding sequence ATGAAAAAAAGAAGCACAAAGATTTTATTGGTTGATGATGAACCAGATATTTTGGAAATTGTTGGGTACAATCTTTCGCAGGAAGGCTATCAAATTGTAACTGCAAGCAATGGAAAAGAAGCGGTTACCAAAGCCAAAAAAGAATTGCCAGATTTGATTATTATGGATGTCATGATGCCAGAAATGGACGGAATGGAAGCCTGTGAACATATTCGTAAAATCCCAGAATTAAATAATGTAATCATTACCTTCTTGACAGCCAGAAGCGAAGATTACTCACAAGTAGCAGGTTTTGATGCAGGTGCGGATGATTACATTACTAAGCCCATTAAGCCGAAACTCTTGGTGAGTAAAGTAAAAGCCTTGTTACGCAGATTGAAAGAAGAATCACAAAATAGTGAAACACTAAATGTAGGAGGAATCGAAATTAACCGTGAAGAATACAAAATCATAAAAGACAATATTGAAATTGCGTTACCAAGAAAAGAGTTTGAGTTGTTTTATTTGCTAGCTTCAAAACCAGGTAAGGTATTCAAACGCGACGAGATTTTGGACAAAGTTTGGGGAAATGAGGTGGTAGTTGGTGGTAGAACGATTGATGTTCACATACGAAAACTAAGAGAAAAAATTGGAGAAGATTTGTTTAAAACCATCAAAGGAGTAGGATATAAGTTCGAAGTATAA